A single region of the Jatrophihabitans sp. GAS493 genome encodes:
- a CDS encoding ABC transporter ATP-binding protein produces MSRPVLEVTGLDVHYGKRRRRQQALSCVSLEVRAGETIGLIGETGSGKSTFARSVLGLVPSSAGRILIDGEDVSGYSRRNWRSLRRRGVIQYVFQDPLRSLDPDVSVGDSLLEPLLIQGVARAEATSRVQLMLDRVHLEAELVTRLPGELSGGQRQRVAVARALVTEPELIILDEPVSALDSANRVEVLEILKELRAAGVALVFISHDLGSVAGVADRIAVMYRGQLVETGPTRRIITAPEHVYTRLLVGSAPTLRAGAASRAERDALRALLNA; encoded by the coding sequence ATGAGCCGCCCGGTCCTGGAGGTCACCGGCCTCGACGTCCATTACGGCAAGCGGCGGCGTCGCCAGCAGGCTCTGAGCTGTGTTTCATTGGAGGTCCGGGCCGGCGAGACGATCGGGCTCATCGGTGAGACGGGGTCGGGCAAGTCGACCTTCGCCCGCTCCGTCCTCGGTCTGGTGCCGTCGTCGGCCGGCCGGATCCTCATCGACGGGGAGGACGTCAGCGGCTACTCGCGGCGCAACTGGCGCTCGCTGCGGCGCCGGGGCGTCATCCAGTACGTCTTCCAGGATCCGCTGCGCAGCCTGGACCCGGACGTCAGTGTCGGCGATTCGCTGCTGGAACCGTTGCTGATCCAGGGCGTTGCCCGGGCTGAGGCAACCAGCCGGGTTCAGCTGATGCTGGACCGGGTACACCTGGAGGCCGAACTGGTGACGCGACTGCCGGGGGAGCTCTCCGGTGGCCAGCGGCAGCGCGTCGCCGTCGCCCGAGCGCTGGTCACCGAGCCCGAGTTGATCATCCTCGACGAGCCGGTGAGCGCGCTGGACTCGGCCAACCGCGTCGAGGTGCTGGAGATCCTCAAGGAGCTGCGAGCCGCCGGGGTTGCCCTCGTCTTCATCTCCCACGACCTGGGCTCGGTCGCCGGGGTGGCCGACCGGATCGCGGTGATGTACCGGGGCCAACTCGTCGAGACCGGACCGACCCGCCGCATCATCACCGCCCCCGAGCACGTCTACACCCGACTGCTGGTCGGCTCCGCACCGACACTGCGGGCCGGCGCGGCCAGCCGGGCCGAACGCGACGCTCTCCGGGCCCTCCTGAACGCCTGA
- a CDS encoding LLM class flavin-dependent oxidoreductase, which yields MTRKLHLALHPYGVGGPGQHGLWKDPRVAKNASIDIRYYIQQAQAAEHALFDALFIVDSQFINSTYPSHYLNRLEPLTLLSAVAVHTNRIGLVGTASSTYNSPFNLARRFASLDHISGGRAGWNVVTSFDTGTSRNYGLDEHLDYASRYGRALESVQVIRGLWDSYEDDAFPADVERGVFLDPSKLHALEHVGEHFSVAGPLNLSRSPQGQPVIFQAGVSEEGRNLAAQVAEGIYAPGGSLEQAREYYSDIKRRTAEAGRDPEHIKIFIHGGPIVAATDDAARSREREIFEEDNDFASNLALLGRGFGAHDFSQYDPDGPFPDVAHLAERGGRTGAAKIIERARRENLTLRQVVETASDFKRSPFVGSPQTVADTIETWFNAGTFDGINLAFRTNDELNLFVDGVVPILQQRGLFRTEYEAETLRGHLGLPIPANRYSRELVGSQG from the coding sequence ATGACTCGCAAACTTCATCTCGCTCTGCATCCCTACGGCGTGGGCGGCCCCGGCCAGCACGGACTCTGGAAGGACCCGCGGGTGGCCAAGAACGCCAGCATCGACATTCGTTACTACATCCAGCAGGCCCAGGCCGCCGAGCACGCACTGTTCGACGCCCTCTTCATCGTCGACAGCCAGTTCATCAACAGCACCTACCCATCGCACTACCTCAACCGGTTGGAGCCGTTGACGCTGCTCTCGGCCGTCGCCGTGCACACCAACCGCATCGGGCTGGTCGGCACCGCCAGCTCGACCTACAACTCGCCGTTCAACCTGGCCCGGCGCTTCGCCTCGCTCGATCACATCAGCGGGGGCCGGGCCGGGTGGAACGTCGTCACCAGCTTCGACACCGGAACGTCGCGCAACTATGGCCTCGACGAGCACCTCGACTACGCCAGCCGGTACGGCCGGGCGCTGGAGTCCGTGCAGGTCATCCGCGGGCTCTGGGACTCTTACGAGGACGACGCCTTCCCGGCCGATGTCGAGCGCGGAGTCTTCCTCGACCCGTCGAAGCTTCACGCGCTCGAGCACGTCGGGGAGCACTTCAGCGTGGCCGGGCCGCTGAACCTCTCCCGCTCGCCGCAGGGGCAGCCGGTGATCTTCCAGGCCGGCGTCTCCGAAGAAGGGCGTAACCTCGCGGCCCAGGTCGCCGAGGGGATCTACGCCCCGGGCGGATCGCTGGAGCAGGCCCGCGAGTACTACTCGGACATCAAGCGGCGCACGGCCGAGGCCGGACGGGACCCGGAGCACATCAAGATCTTCATCCACGGCGGCCCGATCGTCGCCGCCACCGACGACGCGGCCCGTAGCCGGGAGCGGGAGATCTTCGAGGAGGACAACGACTTCGCGAGCAACCTGGCGCTGCTCGGCCGCGGCTTCGGCGCGCACGACTTCAGCCAGTACGACCCGGACGGGCCGTTCCCGGATGTGGCCCACCTGGCTGAGCGGGGCGGGCGGACGGGGGCGGCGAAGATCATCGAGCGGGCGCGGCGGGAGAACCTGACGCTGCGCCAGGTGGTGGAGACCGCCTCCGATTTCAAGCGCTCGCCCTTCGTCGGGTCGCCGCAGACGGTGGCCGACACGATCGAGACCTGGTTCAACGCCGGCACCTTTGACGGAATCAACCTCGCCTTCCGCACCAACGACGAGCTCAACCTCTTCGTGGACGGGGTGGTGCCGATCCTGCAGCAGCGGGGGCTCTTCCGCACCGAGTACGAGGCGGAGACCCTGCGCGGGCACCTCGGCCTGCCCATCCCGGCCAACCGCTACAGCCGTGAACTCGTCGGATCCCAGGGCTGA
- a CDS encoding FAD-dependent monooxygenase: MSDYSATSGRDVHTVYFPHATPPAEVDVLIVGAGPVGLAAAIELTARGVLVAVVDQARTATLIRAGAMGHTPRVVEHFRRWGVLQQIRDEWTFPPEWNRGIRLVTSLVGHELLPTETPSFSGRGSGRHSSEEALRRPQSALQQVFLEHLERHSVSVSGGWRLTALRQDGGADGGGIDGGGIDGGGIEAELDEGDHAATRTVRARYVIGADGGSSSVRRLAGIERDGEYATEKRLRLIVRTGDISDRVGPAPSGTNIVFNNRASGFLAAVSTREWRVYAGPYPLDYEPTDAELVEVAQAAFGFDVDLEIASATTFYQATRIARTFRSDRVLLAGDAAHVRTPGGNLGEGFGDVVNLGWKLAAVLAGRAPEALLDSYDQERRPHNWRVGDFALARAQRSQLALADIRRIGVPDDDDLTADAVRRRAQIADRLAADRVNASGVTFDERYDASTVLWYEEGQLESEPGWRPDRYDDDPRPGHRAPDGVIDPYGGTLYDRIGSNFALLVLSADRSVEAEFIRAAAERGVPFTVVHLDDPQVRELYGAENVLVRPDQHVAWRGAELPNGGAAAVLDLILGAALITVA, translated from the coding sequence ATGAGCGACTACTCCGCCACCAGCGGCCGGGACGTGCACACCGTGTATTTCCCGCATGCCACACCACCGGCCGAAGTCGATGTCCTGATCGTCGGCGCCGGCCCGGTCGGCCTGGCCGCCGCCATCGAGTTGACCGCCCGGGGAGTGCTGGTGGCCGTCGTCGACCAGGCCCGGACCGCCACCCTGATCCGGGCCGGGGCGATGGGGCACACCCCGCGGGTCGTGGAGCATTTCCGGCGCTGGGGGGTGCTGCAGCAGATTCGCGACGAGTGGACCTTCCCGCCGGAGTGGAACCGCGGTATTCGCCTCGTCACCTCGCTGGTCGGGCATGAGCTGTTGCCGACCGAAACCCCGTCCTTCAGCGGCCGGGGGAGCGGGCGGCACTCCTCGGAGGAGGCGCTGCGCCGTCCGCAGTCCGCGCTGCAGCAGGTGTTCCTGGAGCACTTGGAGCGGCACAGTGTCAGCGTCTCCGGCGGCTGGCGGCTGACCGCGCTGCGCCAGGATGGCGGGGCCGATGGTGGCGGGATCGATGGTGGCGGGATCGATGGTGGCGGGATCGAGGCCGAATTGGATGAGGGCGATCATGCGGCGACGCGCACCGTGCGGGCCCGCTACGTCATCGGAGCCGACGGTGGCAGCAGCAGCGTACGGCGGCTGGCCGGCATCGAGCGCGACGGCGAATATGCGACCGAGAAGCGACTGCGACTCATCGTGCGCACCGGGGACATCTCCGACCGGGTCGGGCCCGCGCCGAGTGGCACCAACATCGTCTTCAACAACCGGGCCTCCGGCTTCCTCGCCGCTGTGAGTACCCGTGAATGGCGCGTCTACGCGGGGCCGTACCCGCTGGATTACGAACCGACCGACGCCGAACTGGTCGAAGTGGCCCAGGCCGCCTTCGGCTTCGACGTCGACCTCGAGATCGCCTCGGCTACGACGTTCTATCAGGCAACCCGGATAGCCCGGACCTTCCGATCCGATCGGGTGTTGTTGGCGGGCGACGCGGCGCACGTCCGCACCCCGGGCGGGAACCTCGGTGAGGGATTCGGGGACGTGGTGAACCTCGGCTGGAAACTTGCCGCGGTACTCGCCGGCCGCGCGCCGGAGGCACTGCTGGACTCCTACGATCAGGAGCGGCGGCCGCACAACTGGCGGGTCGGCGACTTCGCTCTGGCCCGGGCCCAGCGATCGCAGCTGGCGCTGGCTGACATCCGCCGGATCGGTGTGCCGGACGACGACGACCTCACCGCCGATGCCGTCCGCCGACGGGCCCAGATAGCCGACCGGCTGGCGGCCGACCGGGTTAACGCGAGCGGTGTGACCTTCGACGAGCGCTACGACGCATCGACCGTGCTCTGGTACGAGGAGGGTCAGCTGGAGTCGGAGCCCGGCTGGCGGCCCGACCGGTACGACGACGATCCACGTCCGGGGCATCGGGCTCCGGACGGCGTGATCGATCCCTACGGTGGGACGCTCTATGACCGGATCGGCAGCAACTTCGCCCTGCTGGTGCTCTCGGCCGACCGCAGCGTCGAGGCCGAGTTCATCCGCGCGGCCGCCGAGCGCGGTGTGCCGTTCACCGTTGTGCACTTGGACGATCCGCAGGTACGTGAGCTCTACGGAGCGGAGAACGTCCTGGTCCGGCCGGATCAGCACGTCGCCTGGCGTGGTGCGGAGCTGCCGAACGGCGGAGCCGCGGCTGTTCTCGATCTCATCCTCGGTGCTGCACTCATCACCGTCGCCTAA
- a CDS encoding LLM class flavin-dependent oxidoreductase, whose amino-acid sequence MTDSLAQPRFRLGFLTHVQGRGSGPAELAQTYRNAQELFVAADELGFDVGWVAQHHVSLGGGGLSSPWTFLAHAAARTTRIRLGTAITILPLEHPVRLAEDVAVVDTLSGGRVEIGVGSGASELEYAAFGRDAARKRELTSEGLAILRTALSNKEVGAAGFTIQPPVADFTERIWQGVFSQPGAEYAAAGGSNLLLNRAAYGYDAPTDEVQRPWADSFLGAWDQPRAPRIGLSRFIFPAADKRSALEQIGADVHRAAQKFGAKGAFPVGLSVEEALRRFHSFYGHPDEIVAELQQEKVLPVATDLIAQFNPAIPDHDAAIRALELIATEVAPALGWRPEVHSSARSAELAGV is encoded by the coding sequence ATGACTGATTCACTTGCCCAGCCGCGATTTCGACTCGGCTTTCTCACCCACGTCCAGGGTCGGGGGAGCGGACCGGCGGAACTGGCTCAGACCTACCGCAATGCCCAGGAACTCTTCGTCGCTGCCGACGAGCTCGGCTTCGACGTCGGCTGGGTCGCCCAGCATCACGTCAGCCTCGGTGGCGGTGGGCTCTCCTCGCCGTGGACGTTTCTCGCCCATGCCGCTGCCCGGACGACGCGGATCCGGCTCGGCACCGCCATCACCATCCTCCCGCTGGAGCACCCGGTCCGGCTGGCCGAGGACGTAGCAGTGGTGGACACCCTCAGTGGCGGCCGGGTGGAGATCGGCGTCGGCAGTGGGGCCAGCGAACTGGAGTACGCCGCCTTCGGACGCGACGCCGCGCGGAAGCGGGAGCTGACCAGCGAAGGGTTGGCCATTCTGCGAACTGCCTTGTCCAATAAGGAGGTTGGGGCCGCCGGGTTCACCATCCAGCCGCCGGTGGCCGACTTCACCGAGCGGATCTGGCAGGGCGTCTTCAGCCAGCCGGGGGCGGAGTACGCCGCCGCGGGCGGGTCGAACCTGCTGCTCAACCGTGCGGCCTACGGTTACGACGCGCCGACCGACGAGGTGCAGCGGCCGTGGGCCGACTCCTTCCTGGGAGCCTGGGACCAGCCCCGGGCGCCGCGGATCGGACTCTCCCGGTTCATCTTCCCGGCGGCCGACAAGCGCAGCGCGCTCGAGCAGATCGGCGCCGACGTGCATCGCGCGGCGCAGAAATTCGGCGCGAAGGGCGCCTTCCCGGTTGGGCTGAGCGTGGAGGAGGCGCTGCGGCGATTCCACTCGTTCTACGGGCATCCCGATGAGATCGTCGCCGAGTTGCAGCAGGAGAAGGTGTTACCGGTGGCGACCGACCTGATTGCCCAATTCAATCCGGCCATCCCCGATCACGACGCGGCGATCCGGGCTCTCGAGCTCATCGCCACCGAGGTCGCACCCGCGCTCGGGTGGCGGCCCGAGGTTCATTCGTCCGCGCGCAGCGCCGAACTGGCTGGAGTCTGA